From Thermodesulfobacteriota bacterium:
ATGTTAATCCCACATATAACCCCTTCGGTAACATTTAATTATGAGGCAACTGGGGTGGGAAGCTGGGAGTTGTTCCAGTCCCAAATAATAAAAAATGCCGGAACTTTACCATTAAGTGTGGTACAAGTTTCAGGGGTAGATATGCCAATCTGCCGGTTTCATGGGGAGTGATTCCAGTCGTTATCGGATTCGCCGAGATTCTTTGCTACGGTAAGATCATATTGCGTCAAGGAATGATAAAAGTCGGCTACCACCGTTGCGACTGGTTTGGCGATACTTCTTTTCAATACGAGGTTTGAAAAGTGAAATTCATCAACAAGACCATTTTTGAGAACCTGTCCCAGTTGCGGGCGAGACTCCGCAGAAACAGCCAGACACAAAAGTGCGCCGACAACGAGCCACCGCTGCGATCGGAACTGTTCAGCAGCGACCAGATGGAACAGCATGGCAAAACCCTTGCAGGCTTGCACAAGTTGGGTCTGGAAAGTGCACCGGACCAGCTTCTGAAGCGGCTGGCTGAGAATGAAAGCATCCTGACCGGAGCCCGCAACCTGTTGACGGATGCGGTTAAAACGAACCGCCGGATTACTCCGGCCGGTGAATGGCTGCTCGATAACTTCTATTTGATCGAAGAGCAGATTCGCACAGCCAGGAGACACTTGCCAAAGGGTTACAGCCGTGAGCTGCCTCGCTTGCTGGGCGGTCCATCAGCCGGGCTTCCGCGCGTGTATGACATCGCCCTGGAAACGATCTCACACGGCGATGGAAGGGTGGACCCGGAAAGTCTCAGCAGTTTCGTTACAGCCTACCAGACAATCACCGCACTGAAGTTAGGCGAATTGTGGGCAATCCCTATTATGCTGCGCCTGGCGTTGGTCGAAAATCTCCGACGCATTGGAACCCGTATCGCCGCCGACAGAATAGACCGAAACCGCGCCGACTATTGGGCGGATAAGATGACGGATATCGCCGGGAAGGACCCGAAAAGCCTGATTTTGGCGATTGCGGACATGGCACGCTCGAACCCGCCGATGGTGAGTTCGTTTGTTGCAGAATTTGCGCGCCGGCTGCAGGGACAAAGCCCCGCGTTGGCAATGCCTCTCACCTGGATTGAGCAGCGGCTCGCCGAGTGTAGCCTGACGATTGAACAGTTGGTACAGACAGAGAACCAGCAACAGGCCGCCGACCAGGTTTCCATAAGCAATAGCATCGCCAGTCTCCGATTTCTTGGAGCAATGGACTGGCGCGAGTTCGTCGAGAAGATGAGCGTAGTTGAACAGACTCTGCGTGAGGACTCCGGCGGAGTCTACGGCAAGATGGATTTTGCGACCCGTGATCGCTACCGTCACGTTGTGGAGAAGATAGCGAAGAACAGCCGGTTGTCCGAAGGCGAGGTGGCGCGCAAAGCGATCCAGCTTGCGCACGAGGCCGCTGCCGAGAAAGGCGGTGACGATCGAGCAGCACATGTCGGCTTCTACCTGATTGACAGGGGATTTTCACAACTCGAACGAACGGCGGAGGTGCGCCTTTCTACCCTTGAAGCTCTTCAGAGAATGGGCCGCCGGTTTCCTTTGTTCCTCTATCTAGGCACAATCATGCTGATGACGGTAATCTTCACCGGGAGTTTGCTGGCCGAAGCTCATGCTGATGGGGTGCAGGGTTGGCCACTCGCGCTGATTGGGAGCCTCTCGCTTCTGTGTGCAAGTCACCTGGCGGTAGCGCTTGTAAACTGGCTGGCGACGTTGCTGGCGACACCGCATCCGCTGCCTCGAATGGACTTCTCCAAAGGGATCCCGCCGGAATCAAGCACGCTGGCCGTGGTCCCGACTATGCTTATAAGCACTCAGAACATAGAGGATCTGATCGAGGCACTTGAAGTCCGGTTCCTGGCAAATAGAGATGAAAACCTGTACTTCGGCCTGTTGACTGATTTTCGAGACGCGGCCGAGGAAACCATTCCGGAGGACGAACCGCTGTTGCGGCTCGCCCGGCAAAAAATCGAAGAGCTGAATGAAAAGTACAGGCGAACAAAAGGCGATACTTTCTTCCTTTTTCATCGCCCGCGCCGATGGAATCCTCGGGAGCGGGTTTGGATGGGTTACGAGCGTAAGAGAGGGAAGCTTGCGGATTTGAATTCGCTTCTGCGTGGAGGCTCAAGAGATCGCTTCTCGCTCGTCGTTGGTAACACTGCAGTCCTATCAAATGTGAAGTATGTGATCACCCTTGACACGGATACACAGCTACCACGCGATTCGGCGTGGCAGTTTGTGGGAGCCATGGCGCACCCGCTGAATCGCGCGCGGTACGACGAAGATAAGCAGCGCGTCTGTGAGGGGTACGGCATCCTCCAGCCACGAGTCGCCGTCAGCCTTCCTGGCACAAACCGGTCGCGGTATGCGCGAATGTGCGGGAGTGATCCTGGCATCGATCCTTATACGCGCGCTGTCTCCGATGTTTACCAGGACCTGTTCGGTGAAGGCTCGTTCATCGGCAAGGGTATCTATGATGTCGATGCATTCGATCTGGCGCTCAGCGGACGTTTCCCCGATAACCGTATTCTCAGCCACGATCTTCTGGAAGGGTGCTACGCGCGGGCGGGGCTGTTGAGCGATGTGCAGTTGTACGAAGAATACCCGTCCAGCTACAGTGCGGACGTGGCCCGCCGGCACCGCTGGATTCGCGGGGATTGGCAGCTTGCGCGGTGGCTGTTGCCATATCTTCCTATTCTTAGGTCCGGCCTTGGAGGTCGCCGTCGGAAGAATCTGCTCTCGGGGCTTTCCCTGTGGAAGCTCCTTGACAATCTTCGGCGCAGTCTCGTGCCAGCGGCGTTGACACTAATGTTGTTGCTGGGCTGGACGGTCTTGTCATCGCCCTGGCTCTGGACTTTGTCTGTGATCGGAATCATCCTGATTCCTTCTTTGATTACCTCTATTCTGGAGATGTTTCAGAAGCCGGGCGATGTGCTTATGGGGCAGCACCTCGCTGCTGCTGTGCGTTCCACCGGCAGGCATTTTAGTCAAGCCGCATTTACGCTCCTGTGTATGCCTTATGAGGCATTTTTCAGCCTGGATGCGATTATACGCACCACGTGGCGGATGCTGGTCACACACAGGCGACTTCTGGAATGGAGTCCGTCGGGCGGGCCGGATCGGAATCGCACGGGTCTCACCGCCTCCTGCCGAACGATGTGGATCGCCCCCATTATTGCCCTTGTCGCGGTGATCTATCTGACGCTTTCAAGGCCGTCTGCTTTAGCTGTGGCCTTGCCTATACTGGGCCTCTGGTTTGCCTCCCCTGCTATCGCTTGGTGGATCAGCCGGCCGCTCGCCCGCCGCAGAGCAAGGCTGACAAATGACCAGATCATCTTTCTCAGGAAGCTTTCCCGGAAAACCTGGGCGTTCTTCGAGACATTTGTGGGCCCTGAAGACCATTGGTTGCCGCCTGATAACTATCAGGAGCATCCCGTTTCCGGGGTCGCACATAGCACGTCACCGACCAACATGGGGGTTGCGCTGCTCGCAAATTTGTCCGCCTATGACTTCGGCTACATCTCGGCCGGACAGCTCATCAAGCGCACTTCGAATGCACTCAAGACGATGGAAACACTGGAAAGGCACCGGGGCCACTTCTACAACTGGTATGACACGCAGTCTCTGAAACCGCTCCAACCTATGTACATTTCGACTGTAGACAGCGGGAACCTTGCTGCCCATCTGCTGACATTGCGGCCGGGGCTGCTCGCACTTCCCGATCAAAGAATCCTGGGAGCGCGTTTTTTTAATGGGCTTAACGACACATTAAATATCCTCACGGACACTATGGAAGTATCTTCATCGGCTGAAATTGTTGAACTTCAGCAAGATATGGAGTCTGCATCTGATAACCCTCCAACCACACTCGCAGCGGCATGGCTGTGCCTTGATAAACTTGCAGCTTCCTCTGCAGGAATTGTCGCCAAATTAGATTCCAATGATTCTGATCGTGAGAGTACGGTAATGTGGTGGGCACTCGCCTTCGCCCGGCAATGTCAGGATGCCATCGATGAGCTGATGTTTTTTAACCCGCCGACAGTCAGCGGCATTGATGAGATACCGACGCTGCGCGAACTGGCAGAACTTGGCAACCAACGCGCCATTGAGAGAATTGCGGCCATCGAACGCCTTGCGCTGCAAACCGGCGAACTATCACGCATGGAGTATGATTTTCTGTTCGATAAGGCAAGTCATCTCCTGGCCATCGGGTACAACCTCAGTGAGCGCAGGCGGGACTCGAGTTACTACGATCTGCTGGCTTCAGAGGCGAGGTTATGCAGTTTTGTGGCGATTGCACAGGGACAACTACCGCAGGAGAGCTGGTTCGCCCTGGGGCGTCTGCTAACTACCGCCGGCGGAGAGCCGATTCTCCTTTCGTGGAGCGGATCGATGTTCGAGTACCTCATGCCATTGCTGGTGATGCCAACGTACGAACACACGCTTCTCGACCAGACATATAAGGCAGCTGTGGACAGGCAAATCGAGTATGGAAAGAAGCGGGGAGTGCCGTGGGGCATTTCGGAATCCGGCTATAACATGATCGATGTCCATCTCAACTACCAGTACCGCGCGTTTGGCGTGCCCGGCTTGGGGCTCAACCGCGGACTCGCCGAGGATCTGGTAATTGCACCCTATGCCTCTGCGCTTGCGCTGATGATAGATCCCGGGGAGGCTTGCCTGAATATGCAACGACTTGCTGCCGAAGGATTTGAAGGGAAGTATGGCTTTTATGAAGCGATCGATTACACTCCTTCGCGTCTGCCGCGCGGACAATCGACTGTGGTGGTCCGGTCCTTCATGGCACATCACGAAGGCATGAGCTTTCTCTCTCTTGCCTCTCTGCTCCTAAATTGCCCAATGCAGAAGAGATTCGAGTCGAATCCCTTGTTCCAGGCGACTATATTGTTGCTCCAGGAGCGAATCCCAAAGGCCACGGCTTTCTATTCGCACACCGCCGAGCCCTCCGACTTGCATGTGGCTTTCGATAGTGAGGAGAGAGCGCCGGTGCGTGTTTTTAGCAGCCCGGATACGCCGGTTCCAGAAGTGCAGTTGTTGTCGAACGGCAGATACCACGTGATGATTACGAATGCGGGCGGCGGTTACAGTCATTGGAAGGATATTGCAGTCACCCGCTGGCGCGAAGACAGTACCTGCGACAACTGGGGCACGTTCTGTTACCTTCGCGACGTGACGAGCGGAGCAGTCTGGTCAACCGCATATCAACCAACACTCAAACGGACGGAGAAGTATGAAGCGATTTTCTCGGAAGGGCGAGCCGAGTTTCGCTGCCGGGACCATGATTTTGATACCCATTCTGAGATCGCTGTTTCACCCGAGGATGACATCGAACTGCGCCGGGTGCGTATCATCAACCGTTCCCGGACGCGCAGAACGATCGATGTTACGAGTTATGCGGAAGTGGTTCTTGCACCTCCTGCTGCGGATGCACTGCATCCTGCGTTCAGCAATCTTTTTGTTCAGACCGAGATCATCCGCAAGCAGCGGGCGATCCTCTGCACCCGCAGGCCCCGCTCCCACGACGAGAAGGCGCCCTGGATGTTTCACATGATGGTTGTGCATGGGGCGGAGACCGGGGAAGTCTCCTATGAGACCGATCGCATGCAGTTTATCGGCCGCGGAAACACCGTTGAAAAACCGCAAGCTATGAGCGGGGTAGCTGATTTTTTTACGGGAGCGCTCTCGGACAGTGAGGGCTCAGTGCTCGATCCGATTGTCGCTGTTCGTTATCGAATAATGCTTGATCCGGAAGAAACGGTAACGATAAATATTGTCTCCGGCATCGGGGATACTCGCGACGGCTGTCTGAGCCTTGTCGAGAAATATCAGGACCGACGACTCGCGGACCGCGTCTTTGACCTGGCATGGACACACAGCCAGGTACTGCTGCGGCAGATCAACGCAACTGAAGCTGACGCGCAGCTCTACGGACACCTTGCCAGTTCGGTGATCTTTGCCAATTCCTCTCTGCGTGCTGAACCTGGGGTCCTCGTCAAGAACCGCCGGGGGCAATCCGGTTTATGGGGCTATGCTATATCCGGTGATTTACCGATCGTGCTGCTGCAGATTGAAGATCCGGCCAATATAGACCTGGTGCGACAACTCGTGCAGGCCCATACGTACTGGCGCTTGAAGGGACTGGCGGTGGACCTGGTGATCTGGAACGAAGATCACGCCGGTTACCGGCAACTTCTGCACGACCAGATCATGGGGCTCATTGCGGCAGGCATCGAAGCCAATGTGACCGATCGACCCGGGGGTATCTTTGTAAGACCTGCTGACCAGATATCGGAGGAGGACCGCATCCTTATCCAAACGGTCGCCCGCGTTATCATCACCGACCGCCGGGGGGCGCTGGCTGAGCAGATCAACCGGCGCAGTTTCGTGGAAGTACCAGTGCCGCTCCTTACACCGACCCGAACGCACCGCTCTGAACCCCTTGCGGTTGCTGCAAGGCCTCGCCACGACCTGATGTTTTTTAATGGGCTGGGCGGATTTACCCCGGATGGGCGCGAGTACGTCATTACGACTGCTCACGGCCAGGTGACGCCGGCGCCGTGGGTGAATGTGCTGGCAAACCCACACTTTGGGTCCGTCATTTCAGAAAGCGGGCTTGCTTACACCTGGAGCGAGAATGCCCATGAGTTCCGCCTCACTCCCTGGGGGAACGATCCCGTGAGCGATTCGAGCGGAGAGGCATTTTACCTCCGTGATGAAGAGCGTGGTCACTTCTGGTCCCCCACGCCGCTGCCCAGCCGCGGAGTGACGCCTTACGTCACCCGGCATGGATTTGGCTATAGCGTCTTCGAGCACACGGAACGAGGCATCCACTCAGAGGTATGGGTTTACGTGGCCCTGGACGCACCGATCAAGTTCACGGTTCTTAAAGTGCGAAACGAGTCGGGGCGATTACGGCGACTCTCAGTTACCGGATACGCTGAATGGGTACTTGGAGACCTGCGACCGAAATCGGCCATGCACGTGGTCACCGAAATTGATCCGAATAGCGGCGCGCTCTTCGCACGCAACCCATATAACACGGAGTTTCGAAACCGGACTGCTTTTTTCGATGTAGACGACATGAACCGGAGCTTAAGCGGCGACCGGACTGAGTTCCTTGGGCGCAACGGCACGTTTCGGAGTCCGGCCGCGATGAGGCGGTCCCGGCTTTCCGGGAAGGTAGGTGCTGCTTTGGATCCCTGCGCCGCTATACAAGTCCCATTTGAGTTAGCCGACGGACAAGAGCGTGAGATCATCTTCAGGCTAGGCGTAGGGCAAGATGCCGATGACGCCAGCAACCTGCTGCGCCGCTTTCGTGGATCTGCTGCCGCGGGCAGTGCGCTTGAAACGGTCTGGCAGTACTGGAACCACACGCTCGGAGCAGTGAATGTGGAAACACCCGACCAGACTGTAAATGTCCTGACCAACGGCTGGCTCTTATACCAAACTACAGCGTGCCGCCTTTGGGCGCGCAGCGGATACTACCAGTCGGGGGGCGCCTTCGGCTTCCGCGACCAGTTGCAGGACGTGATGGCGCTTATCCATACTGAACCGCGTCTCGTACGCGAGCACCTTCTCCTCTGTGCTGCCCGTCAGTTCCAGGAGGGAGATGTCCAGCATTGGTGGCATCCTCCGTCAGGCCGGGGCGTGCGTACGCACTGTTCGGACGATTTCCTCTGGTTGCCGTTGGCTACGTGCCGTTACGTTCTGAACACCGGTGACACCGGGGTGTTGGATGAACCTGTCCACTTCATCGAGGGCCGCCCGGTGAATACGGACGAGGACTCGTATTACGATCTTCCCAGACGGTCTGAACAAGCGGCCAGTTTGTACGACCACTGTGTGCGGGCCATCATGAGGGGCATCAGCCTTGGCGAGCACGGTCTGCCGTTTATCGGCTCGGGTGATTGGAACGACGGCATGAACATGGTCGGCGAACACGGCAAAGGCGAAAGCGTTTGGTTGGGATTCTTCCTTTATGAAGTGCTCATGCGGTTCACCGAGGTTGCACGCCTGCATAGTGACCTGCCCTTCGCCGAACGCTGCGAGAGGGAGGCGGCCCAACTGCGCCTGAATATCGAGCAGAATGGCTGGGATGGTGAATGGTATCGCCGCGCTTACTTCGACGACGGCTCGCCGCTCGGTTCGGCGGGTAATCCCGAATGCCAAATTGATTCCATTGCGCAAAGCTGGTCTGTTTTATCCGGCGCCGGGGATGCCGAGCGCTCGCGCAAGGCAATGGAAGCTGTGGATAAGCGCCTCGTTCACAGGGACCATGCGCTGATCCAGCTCCTGGACCCGCCCTTCGATAAGTCGCATTTGAATCCCGGCTATATAAAAGGGTACGTCCCTGGCGTCAGGGAAAATGGCGGACAATACACTCATGGGGCGATCTGGACAGCGATGGCATTCGCTGCATTGGGCGACAGCCGGCGCGCGTGGGAACTGCTGGCAATAATCAACCCGGTGAACCATGGGAAATCTCCGGAGAAAATTGAAACCTACAAAGTAGAACCATACGTTGTCGCAGCCGACGTATATGCGGTCTCACCACACAGTGGCCGCGGTGGATGGACATGGTACACGGGATCAGCCGGCTGGATGTATCGGCTTATTGTGGAATCACTTCTGGGGCTAAGGCTTGAAGTAGACAAACTGCGTTTCGCGCCGTGCCTCCCTGCGGATTGGGAGATGTTCAAGGTGCATTACCGTTATCGGGAAACGGTCTACCACATCGCCGTTCTGCGCAGGCAGGTTGGCGATGGCGCAACGAGTGTGACCGTCGACGGCGTCCCGCAACAGGATACAACGATTACCCTTATTGACGACCATCAGGAACACGCAGTCGAGGTGAGAATACCCGCCGACGGAATTGATTGATAAGAACTACCTTTTTGGAGTAGAAAAATGGCCTTGTGAGGTGACAAATCGCATAAAAACATGACCTAATAAAAAGACGGCTGCCGGCGGTTCGGTTTGTCGCCGGCAGCCATTTCCATGCCTGCAAGTGAGCAGGGTATTAGCTGACCCTGATCTCGTAAGCCTTCTTGGTATCGACGTGCAACACGTGCACGGCACAACCCAGTCACGGGTCAAAAGAACGTATGACCCGCACCACGTTAAACGGATTTTCCGGATCCGGTACCGGAGTCCCGATAAGGGCCTCTTCAATCGGCCCCCTTTGTCCTTTATCGTCACGGGGCGAGGCATTCCAGGTAGTAGGCGCAATCACCTGATATTTGGCTATCTTGCTATTATCAATCTTGATCCAGTGGCCAACCGATCCCCTGGGCGCTTCACTTAGACCAAATCCCTGACCGGACTTGGGAACGGGTTTCATGATAACACCTGACTCGCCTGGAGTCAATTCATCCAACCACTGGCCAAGGGCCTTGGTCACCAGATAGCATTCTTCGGCCCGGGCCACGTGCCGCCCCATGATGGAAAAGGCCTTTTCACCAAGATCCCGCATACGCACATCCCTTGTTTCATCAATGCCGAGGAATCTGTTGGCCTGTTTGCTCAGCGCCGGGTTGGTTATCCACATCCTGGCCAGCGGCCCGACCTCATGCGGAAGTCCCTTATACCGGGCTGCCTTGATATAGGAGTAAGCGCCCTTTTTGCCGGGTAGTGGTATGGTTTCTCCTTCCGCAGGGTTCTTCCCGGTGGTGCGATCATCATACCAGGAATGGGACACAAACTCCTTGATTTTTTCTACGTCTAACGGGTAATCCTTACCATTGGTATAGACGCCACGCTTTAAGAGAAAGGCGTTTTCCCCGTCGTCTAAGGGAAAGACCCCATAAGACAGGAAGTTTTTGCAACCCGCGCCAACGTTAAACAAATCTTTGTATGCCCCGCCTATCAGATAGACCGTGGGCAGATAAGTATTGGCAATGAAATCTATAACCTTCCCGGCTCGTTCCTTGTACCCGGCGATCTCTTCCCTGGTGGGTATAGCCGTGGCTCCACCCACGACCATGCCCTGGACGATGGGCCCTTTGCCACCCCACATGGCGGTCAGTTCATGGCCGAGGGCTCTTATCTTAAGGGCCTCAAGATACTGGTTAACCGCCACCTGGTTTGTTTTTTCATCGAGCCGGTAATCCCCGTCATAACGGGGGACAAAAGGTTCGGTTCCCGGCCCCTTGACATAATCGAGGGCGGCCAGATGATAAAAATGAAGGACATGATCCCATGCGTAGTCAGAGCCAAGGATAATATTGCGCAACACCCGGCCGTTCTTTGGGGGTTTCACCTTAAAGGCAGAATCCAGGGTCCTGACCGAGGCGCTGGCATGAGAAGTAGGACAGACGCCGCATATGCGCTGTGTGATCTGAGAGGCATCACGCGGGTCTCTGTCTTTTAAGATTATCTCAAATCCCCGGAAGAGGGCGCCGGTGCTGTGGGCATCAACTACCTTTCCGTCCTTGACCTCGACCTCTATCTTTAAGTGACCCTCAATCCGCGTTACCGGGTCAATTACTATCTTTTTTCCCATGTCTTATCCCTCCCTTCATCCTGTGGTCTGTTCATAGAGCGGAGCCATCTCATCCCAGAAATTCGGCTGTACGCAGCCGATACAGATGGCGTTCCGCACACACCAGTTGACCTTGTTGTTCCACTGACGCTGCCAGCAATCGGCATAGGTTTCCATTCCCTTACAGCCGAGTTTCAGGCGGCAACCTTCTTCGCCATAGGACCTGGCAAACTTTCCCTCTTCATAATACTTACGATAGGGACAGTTATCATGGATTGTGTTGCCAAAGAACAGCGTGGGTCGCCTATATTCAT
This genomic window contains:
- a CDS encoding nickel-dependent hydrogenase large subunit codes for the protein MGKKIVIDPVTRIEGHLKIEVEVKDGKVVDAHSTGALFRGFEIILKDRDPRDASQITQRICGVCPTSHASASVRTLDSAFKVKPPKNGRVLRNIILGSDYAWDHVLHFYHLAALDYVKGPGTEPFVPRYDGDYRLDEKTNQVAVNQYLEALKIRALGHELTAMWGGKGPIVQGMVVGGATAIPTREEIAGYKERAGKVIDFIANTYLPTVYLIGGAYKDLFNVGAGCKNFLSYGVFPLDDGENAFLLKRGVYTNGKDYPLDVEKIKEFVSHSWYDDRTTGKNPAEGETIPLPGKKGAYSYIKAARYKGLPHEVGPLARMWITNPALSKQANRFLGIDETRDVRMRDLGEKAFSIMGRHVARAEECYLVTKALGQWLDELTPGESGVIMKPVPKSGQGFGLSEAPRGSVGHWIKIDNSKIAKYQVIAPTTWNASPRDDKGQRGPIEEALIGTPVPDPENPFNVVRVIRSFDPULGCAVHVLHVDTKKAYEIRVS
- a CDS encoding glucoamylase family protein, whose amino-acid sequence is MRARLRRNSQTQKCADNEPPLRSELFSSDQMEQHGKTLAGLHKLGLESAPDQLLKRLAENESILTGARNLLTDAVKTNRRITPAGEWLLDNFYLIEEQIRTARRHLPKGYSRELPRLLGGPSAGLPRVYDIALETISHGDGRVDPESLSSFVTAYQTITALKLGELWAIPIMLRLALVENLRRIGTRIAADRIDRNRADYWADKMTDIAGKDPKSLILAIADMARSNPPMVSSFVAEFARRLQGQSPALAMPLTWIEQRLAECSLTIEQLVQTENQQQAADQVSISNSIASLRFLGAMDWREFVEKMSVVEQTLREDSGGVYGKMDFATRDRYRHVVEKIAKNSRLSEGEVARKAIQLAHEAAAEKGGDDRAAHVGFYLIDRGFSQLERTAEVRLSTLEALQRMGRRFPLFLYLGTIMLMTVIFTGSLLAEAHADGVQGWPLALIGSLSLLCASHLAVALVNWLATLLATPHPLPRMDFSKGIPPESSTLAVVPTMLISTQNIEDLIEALEVRFLANRDENLYFGLLTDFRDAAEETIPEDEPLLRLARQKIEELNEKYRRTKGDTFFLFHRPRRWNPRERVWMGYERKRGKLADLNSLLRGGSRDRFSLVVGNTAVLSNVKYVITLDTDTQLPRDSAWQFVGAMAHPLNRARYDEDKQRVCEGYGILQPRVAVSLPGTNRSRYARMCGSDPGIDPYTRAVSDVYQDLFGEGSFIGKGIYDVDAFDLALSGRFPDNRILSHDLLEGCYARAGLLSDVQLYEEYPSSYSADVARRHRWIRGDWQLARWLLPYLPILRSGLGGRRRKNLLSGLSLWKLLDNLRRSLVPAALTLMLLLGWTVLSSPWLWTLSVIGIILIPSLITSILEMFQKPGDVLMGQHLAAAVRSTGRHFSQAAFTLLCMPYEAFFSLDAIIRTTWRMLVTHRRLLEWSPSGGPDRNRTGLTASCRTMWIAPIIALVAVIYLTLSRPSALAVALPILGLWFASPAIAWWISRPLARRRARLTNDQIIFLRKLSRKTWAFFETFVGPEDHWLPPDNYQEHPVSGVAHSTSPTNMGVALLANLSAYDFGYISAGQLIKRTSNALKTMETLERHRGHFYNWYDTQSLKPLQPMYISTVDSGNLAAHLLTLRPGLLALPDQRILGARFFNGLNDTLNILTDTMEVSSSAEIVELQQDMESASDNPPTTLAAAWLCLDKLAASSAGIVAKLDSNDSDRESTVMWWALAFARQCQDAIDELMFFNPPTVSGIDEIPTLRELAELGNQRAIERIAAIERLALQTGELSRMEYDFLFDKASHLLAIGYNLSERRRDSSYYDLLASEARLCSFVAIAQGQLPQESWFALGRLLTTAGGEPILLSWSGSMFEYLMPLLVMPTYEHTLLDQTYKAAVDRQIEYGKKRGVPWGISESGYNMIDVHLNYQYRAFGVPGLGLNRGLAEDLVIAPYASALALMIDPGEACLNMQRLAAEGFEGKYGFYEAIDYTPSRLPRGQSTVVVRSFMAHHEGMSFLSLASLLLNCPMQKRFESNPLFQATILLLQERIPKATAFYSHTAEPSDLHVAFDSEERAPVRVFSSPDTPVPEVQLLSNGRYHVMITNAGGGYSHWKDIAVTRWREDSTCDNWGTFCYLRDVTSGAVWSTAYQPTLKRTEKYEAIFSEGRAEFRCRDHDFDTHSEIAVSPEDDIELRRVRIINRSRTRRTIDVTSYAEVVLAPPAADALHPAFSNLFVQTEIIRKQRAILCTRRPRSHDEKAPWMFHMMVVHGAETGEVSYETDRMQFIGRGNTVEKPQAMSGVADFFTGALSDSEGSVLDPIVAVRYRIMLDPEETVTINIVSGIGDTRDGCLSLVEKYQDRRLADRVFDLAWTHSQVLLRQINATEADAQLYGHLASSVIFANSSLRAEPGVLVKNRRGQSGLWGYAISGDLPIVLLQIEDPANIDLVRQLVQAHTYWRLKGLAVDLVIWNEDHAGYRQLLHDQIMGLIAAGIEANVTDRPGGIFVRPADQISEEDRILIQTVARVIITDRRGALAEQINRRSFVEVPVPLLTPTRTHRSEPLAVAARPRHDLMFFNGLGGFTPDGREYVITTAHGQVTPAPWVNVLANPHFGSVISESGLAYTWSENAHEFRLTPWGNDPVSDSSGEAFYLRDEERGHFWSPTPLPSRGVTPYVTRHGFGYSVFEHTERGIHSEVWVYVALDAPIKFTVLKVRNESGRLRRLSVTGYAEWVLGDLRPKSAMHVVTEIDPNSGALFARNPYNTEFRNRTAFFDVDDMNRSLSGDRTEFLGRNGTFRSPAAMRRSRLSGKVGAALDPCAAIQVPFELADGQEREIIFRLGVGQDADDASNLLRRFRGSAAAGSALETVWQYWNHTLGAVNVETPDQTVNVLTNGWLLYQTTACRLWARSGYYQSGGAFGFRDQLQDVMALIHTEPRLVREHLLLCAARQFQEGDVQHWWHPPSGRGVRTHCSDDFLWLPLATCRYVLNTGDTGVLDEPVHFIEGRPVNTDEDSYYDLPRRSEQAASLYDHCVRAIMRGISLGEHGLPFIGSGDWNDGMNMVGEHGKGESVWLGFFLYEVLMRFTEVARLHSDLPFAERCEREAAQLRLNIEQNGWDGEWYRRAYFDDGSPLGSAGNPECQIDSIAQSWSVLSGAGDAERSRKAMEAVDKRLVHRDHALIQLLDPPFDKSHLNPGYIKGYVPGVRENGGQYTHGAIWTAMAFAALGDSRRAWELLAIINPVNHGKSPEKIETYKVEPYVVAADVYAVSPHSGRGGWTWYTGSAGWMYRLIVESLLGLRLEVDKLRFAPCLPADWEMFKVHYRYRETVYHIAVLRRQVGDGATSVTVDGVPQQDTTITLIDDHQEHAVEVRIPADGID